From the genome of Vitis riparia cultivar Riparia Gloire de Montpellier isolate 1030 chromosome 11, EGFV_Vit.rip_1.0, whole genome shotgun sequence:
TTTATGCTTTTTGacaaaaaagtaaatttttgaaagaaagttTCATCAAGATGTCACAATTAAATGCTCGTACTTTCTCTTTTGCTTATTCTTTTGAGTCATTAGTCGATGAGTGAGCTCCAGCCGAGCCCCCGATGAATTcagaattttttattagattaaaaaaaaaaaaaaagggaaataaaccTGAGGTATGGAATCTGATGATGGATTTTCTTGTTCAGATAAGGACAATTATCACCAACTGCTCCCTAATTTTCTCCTATTTAATCCATGCTCCCAAGTTCCAACATCCGACAATTAATTATCAACCCACccttgttttaataaaaaatgacataaaCACCCTTATCTAACACGTTTTTTCCACGTGGCAGACTGTGATTCCGAGAGATATTGCTATCTCCCACCGCACGTGATGATATCACCCCTACTTTTGTAGTTAGCTGGTTGCTCATTTTCTGGTTTCCCAAACAAAAGCCACCCACATGCCCATTTCTCAAACCCCCGTAAATCTCACAAACTCCCCTCAAATCTCAAACCCCAGTTGCAGAAATCATGGGTTTGGGCAACTGGTTGCGTTCGATTTTCATTCTTCACATGTTTGTGGCGACACTCAGCTCCTCAAACCCGGAGAGGTTGGCACAAATCTCGGCTGACTTCCTCGATTATGCAAGAGAACCTGAGATTTCTGAATGGATGGTTGGCATTAGGAGGATAATCCACGAGAACCCAGAACTTGGGTTCGAGGAATTTGAGACCAGTAAACTTATTAGAACTGAGCTTGATAAGATGGACATTCCCTATAGGTTCCCAGTTGCAGTCACCGGCGTTGTCGGCTTCATCGGCACCGGCGAACCTCCTTTCGTTGCTATCAGAGCAGACATGGATGCTCTGGCTATGCAGGTTCTTTATATATaagttgcattttttttccagGAAAAGTATTTCCCTGGTTCATGTGGAATGAAATTGTTCTTAATTGATATTTATTGGTTTTTGTGGTCTTAGATCGTggtaatacaattttttattgccCTAATTTCATTAGTATTAATCGTTATATGAATTTGGTTAAGAGGCATTgctagaaaaagaaaggaaagaaaagaaaaaaaaaaaggaagaatggATTTTTGAGTCATACTAGGAGATGTATCAGAATCTCatgttgttttgaattttgattgttTGGTTGCACTGGGGGTTAATGCTTTAAGGTTTATGAGAATGGAAATTGTTTATAGTATATGATTAAATAAGGCAATTGTTGAAAAACAGTGGATGTTTGATTGGCACAGGAGGGTGTAGAATGGGAGCATAAAAGTAAAATTCCAGGAAAGATGCATGCTTGTGGGCACGATGCCCATGTTGCGATGCTTCTTGGTGCTGCAAAGATGCTTCAAAAGCATCGCCACGATTTGCAGGTGCAGGTTTCTTgctatcatttttttcaaactttcttATGCCTTGAAATGGCATATCATATCATTCCCCTGTTATGTCTCGGTTTATGACCGGTTGGTAGGTTGTTTCAGTTAGCATTGTGCattaaataattcataatcgaaaattgatttcattatcggttaaaaaatgtttcatgGCAAACACAATATTGGTATAGGAAATAAATGGCAACTATCATAATTTCACAAGTATAATTTGAATGTCAGATTCTGTAGTTTTATACAAATGTAAAGTTTTTTAGTGCTAAATAAATGAGTTATAAACATGGTTATGTGACTCACTATAAAAAGAAAGTATACGGGGATGAGGAAGATTTTAATGAATGCATCTGTTGAGAgaattttgttgttgtttttgtttgttttatccAGAAGGAAGTGAAACCTAAATTTGACATAGGAAgataaagtaaaagaaattagtaataattttcaaagagaTGGAAAGAAATTGGCGCTGCGATCTCGCCAGTTCAGTAATGAATAGAAAATGGCATTTTAGTAGTCGCATGGTATTGCAGCCTTTGTCTTCACCCAGACAGCTTGCTAAAGGAGAATATGGGAACAGAATATTGCAACAGTAGGttacataataataaataaaatggaagtCCAATCCAAACCTCAAGGACAAACACAACCCAATCCAATCCAAGAGATTCACAGTTAATATTGCAAACCCTAGTTTCAAGAAAGGATTGACATGTTTGGTTAGAAAGAAATTGTTTCTCACTGCAATGAATACAGTTGCTTTAGAACTTGTTTTTGGTTATATGTTGTCATTGCTAAGAATAGtgttttcttttcaattcaTCTATTTGGTAGGTAGGAAAATTTCTTGTGTGATACTGTTTTAGAACTCGTGGGATGAATATATGTTGTATACTTGTATGGCTGTTTTTGAACTTGTTGGTTTGGAAATATCTGTTTGGTAACATGTGTTGATTATGAAGTTATTTGGTATGATGCTCTTGTTTGTGAGGCGAGTTAGCCAAATGTGATATGTTAGTCATAGGCAGATTAGGACAAGCTAAACTTGGTTTTGGTTTTCACTAGAACCTTAATTCTTACAtcctttcttgtttttgtaCCATTTTATACATTTGACAGTTTCCTAGAACATTCTCTTACATAGAGTCTTCTAAGTTATCACCCTTCCACACACAAATATCAGATGATGAAATTGGAGTTTGGCATGGCATTATACTCTCATTGAAATTTTGGGCCATCCTTTGTATCTTTTGAGGAACCTACCTTTATGCTCAAAGTCACAGGATGAAGGGCTTTTCCTAACATAAAAACTCCTTATACCCAGTTcttttataaatcctatgattTATTTACTTTTGTAAGCATTGGttaaaaatatgcatttttaattaaattggttaCTTAAGTAAGAATGGACCTTTGCAGTAGTTTAGTCCAAAACCAACAGAGCAATAGctaagagaaaatattttgaaattgtgtAGTTGCATCTCTAATGGTAGTAATATCAATGACACAGCCAATTTACCTATAGAAAGCTGCTTAGTGACTATTGACTAGAACATCATACATGATATAAAGGTGTTCTTTATGCCTTCTTTTTGCAAGATTAAAGTCAACTTTGCATGTTGGGATATATCACTGTTCATGATACTGTATCAGTAAGATGGTAAGTAATATTGCAGAATAATCATGTCTTCTATGGAAGAAATTTTGTGATTATCGCTTCTGGTTTCAATAGGGAACAGTCGTTCTTGTTTTCCAACCAGCTGAGGAACGACACGGAGGGGCaaagaaaatgttagaaacTGGAATATTGGAGAACGTTGATGCCATCTTTGGGCTGCATGTCTCACCTCGTGTACCTATTGGTTCAGTGGCCTCCAGGTCTGGCCCCGTTTTAGCTGCCTGTGGTTTTTTTGATGCTGTAATTAGTGGAAAAGGGGGCCATGCAGCCCTTCCCCAGCACTCCATAGACCCAATATTGGCAGCTTCAAATGTGATAGTTAGTTTGCAGCAACTGGTTTCCCGTGAAGCTGATCCCTTGGATTCACAGGTACTTCGTCCTCTCTGGAACTAGCTGCCTATGTCTAATTTAAGAGTAATTTCTTTTGTGCTGAATTCATTCAATCAAATTGAACAAACAATGGAACCTGTCTTCTTCAAGGAATAGTCGTAGCGTCGGGTTGTTTTTTGGCCTTATCCAACGATTGATTAGCAATATCTGAAATTTGTGGTTTGCAAGGTCCTTCTAGATTTGCAGTTAAGAGTTTGATCCCCATCTTTTGATTCCTGATAGTTAGCCACATCTACGAAAGTTCATTTACAGGATTTTGGATGCTTCACAAAACCTGAATccattcttatatatatatttttttgttagcttGGATTTTGAAACAAATCTGTATTTGAGCATCACAGTGATCATTTTCAGGACCATGGAGTGATGTAATCGATCCATTTGAATTTGAGAAATCTTTCCTCTTATCCTTTCTCCAATTCTATTCCCTGTTTCTAGAGGATGAATTCGAAAATGATTAAACTGTGCAGGTTGTCACAGTTGCTAAATTCAAAGGTGGCGGTGCATTTAATGTCATTCCTGATTCCGTTACAATCGGAGGCACATTCAGGGCATTTTCAAAAGAAAGCTTTCTGCAACTCAAACAACGAATTGAAGAGGTAAAGTGGATAAAAGTCATTGATTTCGAGCTCTATATCATTATGGCACTAGCACTTGAAAATGTCTAAAGAATCTTTTTTATAATCTCATATCTTATTGTGACATTGATTCTCTAGAAATGCAAGTGACAGGTTATCACATTACAATCTAGCGTACAGAGGTGCAATGCAACAGTGCATTTTAACGACCCTTTCTACCCGATAACTGCAAATAACAAAGATTTGCACAAGCACTTCCAGAATGTTGCAGGGGATATGCTTGGTACCCAGAATATCAAGGAAATGCCACTGGTGATGGGAGCTGAAGACTTCTCATTTTTTGCAGAGGCCATTCCAGGATACTTCTACTACCTGGGGATGAAAAACGAAACTAGGGGGCAGCTCGAACTGGGACATTCACCCTACTATACCGTCAATGAAGATGCACTTCCATATGGTGCAGCTCTACATGCATCATTAGCCACAAGGTACCTCCTGGAATATCAACAACCGATAACCACTTCGCCAAAGGAAAGTTTGCATGACGAGTTGTGAGGTGCTTAAATTTTCTCAATACCGGGTAAGGGCTTCAACTAATATAGAGCATGGTTACAATTTACAAACTAAATGTGTATTTGTTACCACTTACCAGAGACCGCTCTAAAGTTTCATACTCTGTACATAAGGAAGGAGGGTGTTGAAGGGTCACTCGAATTAATGTTTATCTGCTTGGAAAGAAAAACTATTTAAGGAAGATATGGTACATTGGAAACATTGATATATGAGTAAAATGCAATAATTTAGCTCAATAAATAGAATGTAGCTTGTCTTTTTTCTCTCCACAAAGGAAAGAAGCAATGTAATTGCCTGTCATCAGTCTCCCCTTTTTAAGAAAGTTTGTTATTGATAGCCAAAATTTAGGTCCATGATAGTACAAAACGATAAGTCTAAACGAGTACAAACTTGTGCCTTATAAACTAGGTTCGTTTCCCTTGGATTTTCACAACTCAAAGAGTCAAGGATAGTGAATGTTTAGAGAGTCCGGATCAGAAGCATTGGTTTTGGAATGGAGCCTGTAGGGTTTGTATCTGACGTCACATGTGATAGATGGGTCTTCAATGCCATTCCCTCCTCTAGATCCCCATCAAATCGCAAGCCCTGTATTAGAACTTTACCATCATCcacatcttcatcttcatcccCTGGTAGTAACACATGTTTAAACCGAAATCGACCATGTCCAGGAGACCACCTCTTTGATTTAGGTAGGTGTAATGGTAAAAAGTTTTGGGGGTCATTTCAGCGAAATGTTAGGAAGTATATGGAATGTTTCAGGCTGGTTGAAGCAGGGCCAAAGGACGCCAGAACGTTGCAGCCGATAAAACCAGCAGGGAATGTTGGGTATTGCAGTGAGAGGAACACTGAAGAACACAATGAGAACCTAAAAGCCTTGATTCTCCATTGCAAGAATTCGTACGGATCGGTAATTCCATCACTTCACTAATTGTTGTCATCTCAAATACTTGTTATTAGCTTTGTCTTTGTTGATCATGGGTCCTGTACAATTAACAATACCCAAACCTATTCTCCTATATATGATGCCTCCATTCTTTTTAAGCTTATAGAGTTTCTTCACTTATCTAGATGGGCTTCTCCTCCTCTTTGCAGTTTTCCTCCTCGCCCTAAACCCCAAAATTTTCAGAAAGAAATAAAGCGTAAATTTAATTCCCTTTCAATTGAGTGTTGACTTTATACCATATGTAACCTTTATTAAGGAATCgatcataattattttcaacGTAAAGTCAACTTAATACCAT
Proteins encoded in this window:
- the LOC117925224 gene encoding IAA-amino acid hydrolase ILR1-like 4, whose product is MGLGNWLRSIFILHMFVATLSSSNPERLAQISADFLDYAREPEISEWMVGIRRIIHENPELGFEEFETSKLIRTELDKMDIPYRFPVAVTGVVGFIGTGEPPFVAIRADMDALAMQEGVEWEHKSKIPGKMHACGHDAHVAMLLGAAKMLQKHRHDLQGTVVLVFQPAEERHGGAKKMLETGILENVDAIFGLHVSPRVPIGSVASRSGPVLAACGFFDAVISGKGGHAALPQHSIDPILAASNVIVSLQQLVSREADPLDSQVVTVAKFKGGGAFNVIPDSVTIGGTFRAFSKESFLQLKQRIEEVITLQSSVQRCNATVHFNDPFYPITANNKDLHKHFQNVAGDMLGTQNIKEMPLVMGAEDFSFFAEAIPGYFYYLGMKNETRGQLELGHSPYYTVNEDALPYGAALHASLATRYLLEYQQPITTSPKESLHDEL